Part of the Penicillium digitatum chromosome 4, complete sequence genome is shown below.
AACAAGCATGAGGACTATTCCAATGACCGCTAGAACAGCTCCAAGAATTGGCAGAGCCACACTCATCGTTCCAGTAACAGCAATAACTCCGGCCTCGGCGGCGAAGTCAATGATATCCAGCAGCACAGTCAGACCCTGGACAATGGCGTTCAACACGCCAAGGACCTTGCCCGTATCGGACATGGAATTCCAGTCATTCGCCAGCGAGAATGACATGGCTACAACCAGTCCAATGCCAAGAATGATATTGAGAATTCGTAGTAGGTTTCCCGAGATGTTGAACTTCTTAGCCGCGTCTTCATACCCCGGAGGGATATCTTCGGCGATGCTCGAAACATCTTGGTCCCAGCTTTCGTTGGTTCCACCCTCCATGGGAAGTCCCTCACCGTGAATGCCATCGCCTATTGCGGTACGGAAATCCTCTGGTCCTGAGATCTCCTGGGCCACACTACCTAGCTTCTCGTTGCTGCCCCGTATCTCGCTAGAGAGACTTTCATTGAGAGCCTCCATGTTTATCTGGTCTGTGGCCGTCGTAGCAGGCTTGGAAGTGAAGGACTTGAATGCATCGATTGCGTTGCCAGCTGCATCAGTCACCATGCCAATGACTTCGATAATCACTGTTGCCTTCGCAGCATCGGACATGGAGTCCCAATTCTCCACTAAGCCCCATAGACTCACGGCGGCTGAGGCCAGACTGACCCCAGCCTAGGAAAATATGTACGTCAGCTTGAAAATCTGGCAACGCAAGGGTGTGGGGTGTGACTAACCATGCAAATGCTGGAAATCCCCTTCAGCTTAGCAACTCCCGGAAGCTTGGAAAGAAACTTGGAGGAGACATTGTCAAAAGCTTCCCCGGCCCATTTGAACAAAGCAGATCCTCCAAAAGCAGCCTGCAATCCTTTGCCGATATATGACATCCAAGTCGTCAGTTCTCTCATGAACACCGTGCTTTTCTCCAATATAGCAGCGGCTCTTTGCTCCGCGTCGGCTTGCTGGTTCAAGCCATTTGCCTCTTCGAAGTCATTAATGTCCTGCAGCAATGCTGCGCGAACATCCTCGGAAACCCACTGGTCGCCGTTGAGAATGGCCTGTATGAGATCGCTCATGGAATCATAGACCCATTTATACTGGCTGTCCTGGTCACTATCATCGATATTTGCGGCTGCGCCGCCTTCTTCCAATGCCACTGCCATAAACTCGGTGAAAAATTGATTTGCCCAGTCTGGGCCCGGATCCAGCGCATCCAGAATGTTACATTGCTTGTTGATCACGTTGTTGCCCTGGTGAAGTGGCAGCGTCGTTTAGCTTAGAGCCTTGAAGATGGGTGTATAAAATTGGGGGTATGAGGAATTGGTATACTCACATTCTGTATTGGCTTGTCAATCCAGATTTCCATCAGATGCTTGTTGTCGATGAGCTCAGTGTGTAGGTCTTTAGCCCACTTCTCGGGGTTGTCATTCAAGTATGGTTCAAGTTGACTAGCATATTTCTCCAACATGGACGCTCGTGAGCTCAGTCGGTTGATATCATTATACTCTTCGCTGTGGGAGAGACTGTTGGGACCATTACCTTCCCACCAGTACCAGAGATTCTTGATTTCTTGGTCTGTGAAAGATCCGGAGTACTTTTGTGTCCGACCAACGTAGCGACATATAAAGGCCGGGGCGTAtttttctttgaagaaggTCTTCAACTTGGATGGTAAGTTATCCGCTAGACTGGCTGGGATGTCTTGGCCGATAATGGGCTTTGGCTCCCGGAGGATCTTTTCCCTTTGTTCATCGTCCATGTGGTAGTACATCATCTGTTGGATGTATTGCTGCGTGCCGTTATGTAACTGTCCCACTTAGTTATActtgtcttcttttcaaATCTGTGATACAAGAACTTACCGAAGTTTCCTGGTAGCCACTCAGCTCCATCAAGTCATCGATGGTTGTCTGTTTGGCTTTCAGCAAGCTCTTGGTGACTGGTGCAGGCTGAAAGGTCTCATCCAATGAGGCAGTCACACCCGGCTTGTATACGGATGCATAGGCTTGGGAGACCCTGGATCTAATTGTATCCGCCGCAGATGAGGGTTTTGCAGTCCCTGTGACAAGATGCCTATTTTCAACTTAGCTTCCTTGATCACTGGCCGTATAACGTCACAAAGGCTTACCGGTCACCCTTGTATCCACGCTTGGTCGGGTCGTATTCAAAGAAGTATCCGGTGAATGTTTTGTATCTGACGTCAAACGTGATATTCATCTGCTGAAACAGTGTCGGGAGGGTCACATCAATATCCAGGTCTGACTCGAACCCGACGCTGAATTTCCTTTTCAGATCGAGCCCAGCGTCAGAAACAAAAGGAACCAATGGTGCACGGCTGAATACCACCTTGAATGTCTCCAATCCATCAGTGTTGAACTGCGAAATGGCCTTGTAGAACGTTCCCAGCTTCTGATTGAACTTTTGGTTGATTTGCTCCCGAAGCTGCTCAACCAGTGGCAGACGCAACGCACGTGTTTTCACGTTTGCTGAACTGACCAGATAACCATCTTCGAAGGTACCTCCGTCGACTGGGTCCACTGGTTCAGTTCGCTCGGTGTCTGCAGGCCAGGGACTCTGATCAAGAGTTACATTGTAGGTGCTTAGATATTTCCAGGTTTCATCCGATGCCTGCTGAGCGGTGTGCAGGGACTCCAAGCTTTGTGCATGCGCCACAAATGGGTGAAGCTGATGCCGGTCAGGCATAGCTTGGGCCTCTGATTCCGAGGATACATAAATAACCCCGTTCCCGGAAATTGCTCGAGAGTCAATCTGGACCGACCCATGTTCGAACAGATTTTGCTGCTTCAGCTCCCGCGTCCAGTGGAAGCTCCGGTCTTGGGAGTCGTAGGTGCTCCGTAGCTGCACTTCGCCCTGGACCAGGAGATACCCATCGACTAGGCTCAGAGTTGGAAGTTCATACCCAGCTGGAAGGTTGCTGGGATGGTGGGCCGTAAGAGCGAACCCTCTCGCAATACCGTCAATGGCAACACCTGTTGGCCGCGATAGCGCTTTCTCTGTCTTGAGTTGATCTCTAAACGAGACTGACCTCTTCACCTTGGGACTCTTGCCATCTGGTGACTTGTACTGACCAAATAACTCCCAGTTCAGCCGTTGGTTAATGCATTGACTGTCAAATTTCTTGAACATCGGCCACATCTCTTTGCAATGGGACAAAACTCCTAGTCTTCTGCTACCTGGCACTTTGCGCAGCGCATTGATGGTTTGCCTCAAAGTGTGGCCTGGAGCATTTGTTTCGACCAGATAGCCGTGGACATGAAGCGTCTGTTCGTCTCCAGGTAATGCGAGAGTATAGACACGATCCAAGgtggtttcttttgtttgCTCAATTGCCTTGACCTCCACAGCTTCATACTTCTCCCCTTGAAGACGGAAGACGATATGTCCCACATCCAGTTGACCGATTCGTTGGAATGGATTCAAAATCTGCGCAGCCTCGGGATCTGCTGCCCGCAGCCCAGTAGGCGTATGAAAAACCTGCGAGCTTGGAAAGAAGGAGCCCTCTCCGTCTGGATAAATTTGAGTCAGTGAAAGTTTTCCATGTTTCCTCTTTTGGGTGAAAAAAACTCACTGAGTCTCATCAATTTTGTCTTCACTGGCTGATCAACAGGATAAGCAACGGCTGTAGCAGACTTGTTCGGATTTACTTGGGTCAAGATTCGATGAGCGGGAGAGACATCCTCCACCATTCGCGATTCACCATCGGAGAACGTAATTAGAGTCCCCGGAAGAATATGACAACCCGGGGTTCTAATACTCCGCTTGTCATATGGATTGCCCAGCACAGGCAGATAACTATCCCACAAATACAAATTCCACTGGGCATCGGATGCTATATCGACAGTTAGAAGTCTACACTCTCACAGGCGCAAACGCAAACGCAACACGCAGCACTGCGCTCAGGCGCAACTTACCGGTAGCTATCCAAAACTTGACTTCACGAGACTGCCCCTCCTGGAAGAGGTGGAAGAATGCTTTGTTCCAGTAGTGTCGAACTTGAATCTCCCAGCTACTTGCAAGGGTGTCACAATAAGACTTCCACTCGTTGATGATCTCTTCATTGTCCGAGAGTCGATCCAAGCTGTTTTGCAATTCCTTTGTATATGCATCATCTCTGGGGGCCTTCATACCCTGGCTATAAAACGACTTCATTACTGTTGTGACAGATGTCGGGCGCTGCAAGCCAGTTGTGGAGTTTGGAGGACAAATGCTGATCGTGGCCACTTTCCCACAGAACGTCACCACCTCATCCATTCTGTCAGGGTTTCCTTTGCCCTCCGTAGCCCACAGAGTATAAGACCATCGACTGAGAGTTTTGTGACTCGCTTTGTTTTCAAAGTCAGGTCCCGAGGCAGGGGAATTGCGAAAGGCAAATTCCCTATTTTCAAAGTAATCCGCGAGCAGGAGCCACACAATGCTGAAAAGATGATTACCCCTCGCAATATCTCTTCGTATCTCATTGGTGATAAACTCGTCGGTTACGATTTGTTCCAGCACATACTCTTTGAACCCATCTATATGATAGAGTTCGTTCAGGTCACGTTTACCCTGAGACCTGAGCTGAAAGTCGACATGTTCCCCAAGACAGAAGCTCATCAGATTTgtcaaagactcgagatagCGAAGCTTTGAGTTGTCCTGCTCCCATTAGCCGCTTTCTCTGGTAGAATTTGGAAAGGAAGGATAAGCTTACTGCGCTAATAAAACGCCTCAAGTTGTCGGAGTCGAGACTACCATCAACACTGGCAATTCCGTGACTCGCCGCTGGCAACGACAGTCGGTAAAGAAGATCGTATGCCTCGAATCCATCGAGACGAGAACTGTCGGAATCAGAGTCTTCGGGGGGATAATTTGGCGCCCTTTCGATATATTTCTGTACTGCATCGCTGTTATTTTCTGTTCCAATACATGCTCGGACTTTGTTATGCAGTCGGTTCGCAAAGTCATCAAAGGGGAAAGCCTCTAGAGCGCTGGTCCCCAAGACCAGTTCGTCAAATGCTTCTTGAAGTTCATTAGACATGACAATTTTTGATAAGGAAAAGTTCTTTGTTGGAGAGGTTTTTTGGGTCTCTCCTTTTGGTCTGTTTTCCAGTGAAAGCAGAGATTGACGACTCTGGAGCAGCTCAGACTTGACTTAAATATCTCACTGTCTCGGATGAAGTTTCGAAACAAATGTGTGGGTATTCCCATGACCTCTGACATTACTGGACAATTGAGCAGCTCCACGGTCGTCAAACTTGCACAACTGATGGTAGCCCCGCATCAGTGAACAATGCAATGCGTAAAGGTGCTGAAGTGAGGGGATCTCGATGTATCACATTGGGTCAGTAGCTACCCATGGAGCGGTGTAGTTGGCGAAGACAAGTGATTCGCTTGACACTCTTTCTTCGGTATGATATAAGATAGGATTGATCCATCCGACGTGTCACAATTCTGACTCGTTACCCAACTGTGGATTAGCATTGCCATTGGGTAGCGGTTCACTTGAAAAACGTCACCCGTTGCATATCTACGGGTACACGGTGCACTCTACGTTGCATGCAAGTAAAAGTCCTACTGAAGATGTTTAAAAGCCAACGGCATGCCGTTGGGCCTCGGGCCTCGGCCCGTTCCAGACCTAAAGATAAACAAGTCAATAACCCTGCAACAGCTGCGGGAGATGATCTCATTCATGTCGGTCACTCCGCTCTTCGCCTGCTTTGAAACCACACGTCTTGTTAATACGTCAGACATACGAAGGGAAGTATGCTAGGAGCTTAGTCCATGGGACATGACTTCAATTGGTTTGGTGGATTCACCGATGCGTCACCGCTCAATTTTTCGTCACCTTGCACTCCGGAATGCTTTGATCCTTACATCAACCCCTGGGAAGAGTTTCTATAGACTCATAGCGGGTCGGTTATCTGTACAAAAGCTGGATGGTCGGTCACTTACACAGACTCTTGAATTAGCAGATGACTAGGACGAAAAACCTAGAAATCTAGTAGGTGTAGGATATCATGACCGACTTGTTCGATTAGGGGACTTTGCTGTAGGACATCTACGCATTCGTATGTCGTGACCAAAGTTTGGAAACAACTGCTAGAAGGGATTTACATGAATGGAGGTCCCAAATAACAGAGCCAACCATTCCTTCCTGAATGATTTAGCCATATCGGGTGGTCGCGCGGTCATCTCTTGGGAAGGTTGGGATCCATCATCCTCAGCATAAAAATTGGCTGACCTCCC
Proteins encoded:
- a CDS encoding Eukaryotic aspartyl protease family protein — protein: MSNELQEAFDELVLGTSALEAFPFDDFANRLHNKVRACIGTENNSDAVQKYIERAPNYPPEDSDSDSSRLDGFEAYDLLYRLSLPAASHGIASVDGSLDSDNLRRFISADNSKLRYLESLTNLMSFCLGEHVDFQLRSQGKRDLNELYHIDGFKEYVLEQIVTDEFITNEIRRDIARGNHLFSIVWLLLADYFENREFAFRNSPASGPDFENKASHKTLSRWSYTLWATEGKGNPDRMDEVVTFCGKVATISICPPNSTTGLQRPTSVTTVMKSFYSQGMKAPRDDAYTKELQNSLDRLSDNEEIINEWKSYCDTLASSWEIQVRHYWNKAFFHLFQEGQSREVKFWIATASDAQWNLYLWDSYLPVLGNPYDKRSIRTPGCHILPGTLITFSDGESRMVEDVSPAHRILTQVNPNKSATAVAYPVDQPVKTKLMRLNGEGSFFPSSQVFHTPTGLRAADPEAAQILNPFQRIGQLDVGHIVFRLQGEKYEAVEVKAIEQTKETTLDRVYTLALPGDEQTLHVHGYLVETNAPGHTLRQTINALRKVPGSRRLGVLSHCKEMWPMFKKFDSQCINQRLNWELFGQYKSPDGKSPKVKRSVSFRDQLKTEKALSRPTGVAIDGIARGFALTAHHPSNLPAGYELPTLSLVDGYLLVQGEVQLRSTYDSQDRSFHWTRELKQQNLFEHGSVQIDSRAISGNGVIYVSSESEAQAMPDRHQLHPFVAHAQSLESLHTAQQASDETWKYLSTYNVTLDQSPWPADTERTEPVDPVDGGTFEDGYLVSSANVKTRALRLPLVEQLREQINQKFNQKLGTFYKAISQFNTDGLETFKVVFSRAPLVPFVSDAGLDLKRKFSVGFESDLDIDVTLPTLFQQMNITFDVRYKTFTGYFFEYDPTKRGYKGDRHLVTGTAKPSSAADTIRSRVSQAYASVYKPGVTASLDETFQPAPVTKSLLKAKQTTIDDLMELSGYQETSLHNGTQQYIQQMMYYHMDDEQREKILREPKPIIGQDIPASLADNLPSKLKTFFKEKYAPAFICRYVGRTQKYSGSFTDQEIKNLWYWWEGNGPNSLSHSEEYNDINRLSSRASMLEKYASQLEPYLNDNPEKWAKDLHTELIDNKHLMEIWIDKPIQNGNNVINKQCNILDALDPGPDWANQFFTEFMAVALEEGGAAANIDDSDQDSQYKWVYDSMSDLIQAILNGDQWVSEDVRAALLQDINDFEEANGLNQQADAEQRAAAILEKSTVFMRELTTWMSYIGKGLQAAFGGSALFKWAGEAFDNVSSKFLSKLPGVAKLKGISSICMAGVSLASAAVSLWGLVENWDSMSDAAKATVIIEVIGMVTDAAGNAIDAFKSFTSKPATTATDQINMEALNESLSSEIRGSNEKLGSVAQEISGPEDFRTAIGDGIHGEGLPMEGGTNESWDQDVSSIAEDIPPGYEDAAKKFNISGNLLRILNIILGIGLVVAMSFSLANDWNSMSDTGKVLGVLNAIVQGLTVLLDIIDFAAEAGVIAVTGTMSVALPILGAVLAVIGIVLMLVQLFINLFVARQPPPDPIQEFIDKVGHALIKTFDQAPEPKLTYSISSTSVSADSVNTLTIEGVNETKSDVTLSRTTITLYSGDDDVCLFRNGADYIQLVPDDDPNRETSGHTYVAPQKITAGQLPTPAKLGTTSNYYQYNLQAAGPPKENSTNLTSLILKHGEKLKSVWTAVANKIGDDKEKSTSWIEVIEAGLKDKTQHQFKITRV